A DNA window from Ictalurus furcatus strain D&B chromosome 22, Billie_1.0, whole genome shotgun sequence contains the following coding sequences:
- the LOC128625628 gene encoding tubulin beta-4B chain-like, protein MREIVHMQAGQCGNQIGAKFWEVISDEHGVDPTGTYYGDSDLQRERINVYYNEATGGKYVPRAVLVDLEPGTMDSVRSGPFGQVFRPDNFVFGQSGAGNNWAKGHYTEGAELVDSVLDVVRKEAESCDCLQGFQLTHSLGGGTGSGMGTLLISKIREEYPDRIMNTFSVVPSPKVSDTVVEPYNATLSVHQLVENTDETYCIDNEALYDICFRTLKLTTPTYGDLNHLVSATMSGVTTCLRFPGQLNADLRKLAVNMVPFPRLHFFMPGFAPLTSRGSQQYRALTVPELTQQMFDAKNMMAACDPRHGRYLTVAAIFRGRMSMKEVDEQMLNVQNKNSSYFVEWIPNNVKTAVCDIPPRGLKMAATFIGNSTAIQELFKRISEQFTAMFRRKAFLHWYTGEGMDEMEFTEAESNMNDLVSEYQQYQDATAEEEGEFDEEEEEEGA, encoded by the exons ATGAGGGAAATTGTTCACATGCAAGCTGGTCAGTGTGGGAATCAAATTGGTGCAAAA TTTTGGGaggtgatcagtgatgaacaCGGAGTCGACCCGACCGGTACCTACTACGGTGACAGCGACCTGCAGCGGGAGCGGATTAACGTGTATTACAACGAAGCCACTG GTGGAAAGTATGTTCCCCGGGCTGTACTGGTGGACTTGGAGCCAGGGACCATGGACTCTGTAAGATCTGGTCCTTTTGGCCAAGTGTTCAGACCAGACAACTTCGTGTTTG GTCAGAGTGGTGCTGGAAACAACTGGGCCAAAGGCCATTATACTGAAGGTGCTGAGCTGGTGGACTCGGTGCTAGATGTTGTGCGTAAGGAGGCTGAGAGCTGTGACTGCCTACAGGGCTTCCAGCTCACTCACTCCTTGGGTGGGGGCACCGGATCGGGCATGGGCACGCTGCTCATCAGCAAGATCCGTGAGGAGTATCCCGATCGCATCATGAACACCTTCAGTGTTGTGCCGTCTCCTAAAGTCTCAGACACTGTGGTGGAGCCCTACAATGCCACTCTGTCTGTGCACCAACTGGTGGAGAACACTGACGAGACGTACTGCATCGACAATGAAGCACTTTATGACATCTGTTTCCGCACTTTAAAGCTCACAACTCCCACTTATGGCGATCTCAACCATCTTGTTTCTGCCACCATGAGTGGTGTAACCACCTGCCTCCGTTTTCCTGGGCAGCTCAACGCTGACCTGCGAAAACTGGCTGTCAATATGGTGCCCTTCCCTCGTCTGCACTTTTTCATGCCTGGTTTTGCCCCACTCACCAGCAGGGGGAGCCAGCAGTACCGTGCGCTCACCGTGCCTGAACTAACACAACAGATGTTTGATGCCAAGAATATGATGGCGGCGTGTGATCCACGCCATGGCCGCTACCTGACTGTGGCTGCTATCTTCCGGGGCCGCATGTCTATGAAAGAGGTGGATGAGCAGATGCTCaatgtgcaaaacaaaaacagcagctaTTTTGTGGAATGGATCCCCAACAATGTCAAAACAGCTGTATGTGACATCCCACCAAGAGGGCTTAAGATGGCTGCCACCTTCATTGGCAACAGCACAGCCATCCAGGAGCTGTTCAAGCGCATCTCGGAGCAGTTCACAGCCATGTTCAGGAGAAAGGCCTTCCTGCATTGGTACACAGGAGAAGGAATGGATGAGATGGAGTTCACTGAGGCAGAGAGCAACATGAATGACCTTGTGTCTGAGTACCAGCAGTACCAGGATGCCACAGCTGAAGAGGAGGGCGAGtttgatgaagaggaagaagaggaaggggCTTAA
- the LOC128625627 gene encoding tubulin beta-4B chain-like, which yields MREIVHMQAGQCGNQIGAKFWEVISDEHGVDPTGTYYGDSDLQRERINVYYNEATGGKYVPRAVLVDLEPGTMDSVRSGPFGQVFRPDNFVFGQSGAGNNWAKGHYTEGAELVDSVLDVVRKEAESCDCLQGFQLTHSLGGGTGSGMGTLLISKIREEYPDRIMNTFSVVPSPKVSDTVVEPYNATLSVHQLVENTDETYCIDNEALYDICFRTLKLTTPTYGDLNHLVSATMSGVTTCLRFPGQLNADLRKLAVNMVPFPRLHFFMPGFAPLTSRGSQQYRALTVPELTQQMFDAKNMMAACDPRHGRYLTVAAIFRGRMSMKEVDEQMLNVQNKNSSYFVEWIPNNVKTAVCDIPPRGLKMAATFIGNSTAIQELFKRISEQFTAMFRRKAFLHWYTGEGMDEMEFTEAESNMNDLVSEYQQYQDATAEEEGEFDEEEEEEGA from the exons ATGAGGGAAATTGTTCACATGCAAGCTGGTCAGTGTGGGAATCAAATTGGTGCAAAA TTTTGGGaggtgatcagtgatgaacaCGGAGTCGACCCGACCGGTACCTACTACGGTGACAGCGACCTGCAGCGGGAGCGGATTAACGTGTATTACAACGAAGCCACTG GTGGAAAGTATGTTCCCCGGGCTGTACTGGTGGACTTGGAGCCAGGGACCATGGACTCTGTAAGATCTGGTCCTTTTGGCCAAGTGTTCAGACCAGACAACTTCGTGTTTG GTCAGAGTGGTGCTGGAAACAACTGGGCCAAAGGCCATTATACTGAAGGTGCTGAGCTGGTGGACTCGGTGCTAGATGTTGTGCGTAAGGAGGCTGAGAGCTGTGACTGCCTACAGGGCTTCCAGCTCACTCACTCCTTGGGTGGGGGCACCGGATCGGGCATGGGCACGCTGCTCATCAGCAAGATCCGTGAGGAGTATCCCGACCGCATCATGAACACCTTCAGTGTTGTGCCGTCTCCTAAAGTCTCAGACACTGTGGTGGAGCCCTACAATGCCACTCTGTCTGTGCACCAACTGGTGGAGAACACTGACGAGACGTACTGCATCGACAATGAAGCACTTTATGACATCTGTTTCCGCACTTTAAAGCTCACAACTCCCACTTATGGCGATCTCAACCATCTTGTTTCTGCCACCATGAGTGGTGTAACCACCTGCCTCCGTTTTCCTGGGCAGCTCAACGCTGACCTGCGAAAACTGGCTGTCAATATGGTGCCCTTCCCTCGTCTGCACTTTTTCATGCCTGGTTTTGCCCCACTCACCAGCAGGGGGAGCCAGCAGTACCGTGCGCTCACCGTGCCTGAACTAACACAACAGATGTTTGATGCCAAGAATATGATGGCGGCGTGTGATCCACGCCATGGCCGCTACCTGACTGTGGCTGCTATCTTCCGGGGCCGCATGTCTATGAAAGAGGTGGATGAGCAGATGCTCaatgtgcaaaacaaaaacagcagctaTTTTGTGGAATGGATCCCCAACAATGTCAAAACAGCTGTATGTGACATCCCACCAAGAGGGCTTAAGATGGCTGCCACCTTCATTGGCAACAGCACAGCCATCCAGGAGCTGTTCAAGCGCATCTCGGAGCAGTTCACAGCCATGTTCAGGAGAAAGGCCTTCCTGCATTGGTACACAGGAGAAGGAATGGATGAGATGGAGTTCACTGAGGCAGAGAGCAACATGAATGACCTTGTGTCTGAGTACCAGCAGTACCAGGATGCCACAGCTGAAGAGGAGGGCGAGtttgatgaagaggaagaagaggaaggggCTTAA